From the genome of Miscanthus floridulus cultivar M001 chromosome 10, ASM1932011v1, whole genome shotgun sequence, one region includes:
- the LOC136486724 gene encoding leucine-rich repeat receptor-like serine/threonine-protein kinase BAM1: MRPSRPLLLLVLLHFALLSTTNAAAADGNGNGNGTGDMRGDAMALLALKAALGCRPGALRSWSAANAGSVCAWTGVRCGAAGRVVAVDIANMNVSASGAAPVSVRVTGLGALESLSLAGNGIVGAVAIASPLPALRHVNVSGNQLSGGLDLDGGWDLASLPALEVLDAYDNNFSSPLPLGVAGLPRLRYLDLGGNYFTGEIPAAYGAMPAVEYLSLNGNNLQGRIPPELGNLTTLRELYLGYYNVFDGGIPPALSALRSLTVLDVSNCGLTGRVPAELGALASLDTLFLHTNQLSGPIPPELGNLTSLTALDLSNNALTGEVPRSLASLTSLRLLNLFLNRLHGPVPDFIAALPRLETVQLFMNNLTGRVPAGLGASAPLRIVDLSSNRLTGVIPETLCASGQLHTAILMNNFLFGPIPGSLGSCTSLTRVRLGQNYLNGSIPAGLLYLPRLSLLELHNNLLSGAVPSNPSASASPSSQLAQLNLSNNLLSGPLPSTLANLTALQTLLASNNRIGGAVPPELGELRRLVKLDLSGNQLSGAVPGAALGQCGELTYLDLSRNNLSGAIPEAIASIRVLNYLNLSRNALEDAIPAAIGAMSSLTAADFSYNDLSGQLPDTGQLAYLNATAFAGNPRLCGPVVSRPCNNYTEGVTTTTARRGGELKLVLALGLLACSVVFAAAAVLRARSFRVDGGGGGGEGRWWFTAFHKVDFGVAEVIECMKDGNVVGRGGAGVVYAGRTRSGGAIAVKRLQAQGGAGDDRGFKAEVRTLGSIRHRNIVRLLAFCTNRDANVLVYEYMGGGSLGEVLHGNGKKRGASLAWERRYRIALEAARGLCYLHHDCTPMIVHRDVKSNNILLGDNLEARVADFGLAKFLRRSGAGATDECMSAVAGSYGYIAPEYAYTLRVDEKSDVYSYGVVLLELITGRRPVGPDFGEGVDIVQWAKRVTAGGRREAVAGITDRRLAGAPADEVAHLFFVAMLCVQDNSVERPTMREVVQTLADEFPRHAASSSAQTSPSTSSSAAAAPTPGGEESCSPDDGGKEPPTANCYKLFPDLLA; this comes from the exons ATGAGGCCCTCGCGACCTCTGCTCCTGCTGGTCCTCCTGCATTTCGCGCTCCTGTCCACCACCAATGCAGCCGCCGCCGATGGTAATGGGAACGGGAACGGGACAGGCGACATGCGCGGTGACGCGATGGCGCTGCTCGCGCTCAAGGCCGCGCTGGGCTGCCGCCCGGGCGCGCTGCGGTCGTGGTCGGCGGCCAATGCCGGGTCCGTGTGCGCCTGGACGGGCGTCCGGTGCGGTGCGGCCGGGCGCGTGGTCGCCGTCGACATCGCTAACATGAACGTGTCCGCCAGCGGCGCGGCGCCCGTCTCGGTCCGCGTGACGGGGCTCGGCGCGCTCGAGAGCCTCTCGCTGGCCGGGAACGGCATCGTGGGCGCCGTCGCCATCGCGTCGCCGCTCCCGGCGCTGCGCCACGTCAACGTGTCCGGAAACCAGCTGAGCGGCGGGCTCGACCTCGACGGCGGCTGGGACTTGGCGTCGCTTCCCGCGCTCGAGGTGCTGGACGCCTACGACAACAACTTCTCGTCCCCGCTCCCGCTCGGCGTCGCGGGACTGCCGAGGCTCCGGTACCTGGACCTCGGCGGCAACTACTTCACGGGCGAGATCCCGGCGGCGTACGGCGCGATGCCCGCGGTGGAGTACCTGTCCCTCAATGGCAACAACCTGCAGGGCCGCATCCCGCCGGAGCTCGGCAACCTCACCACGCTCCGGGAGCTCTATCTGGGGTACTACAACGTGTTCGACGGCGGCATCCCGCCGGCGCTCAGCGCGCTGCGCAGCCTCACCGTGCTGGACGTCTCCAACTGCGGCCTCACGGGGCGGGTACCCGCGGAGCTCGGCGCGCTCGCGTCGCTCGACACGCTGTTCCTCCACACGAACCAGCTCTCCGGGCCCATCCCGCCAGAGCTCGGCAACCTCACGTCGCTCACCGCGCTGGACCTCTCCAACAACGCGCTCACGGGCGAGGTCCCTCGCTCGCTGGCGTCGCTCACCTCGCTCAGGCTGCTGAACCTGTTCCTGAACCGGCTCCACGGCCCGGTGCCGGACTTCATCGCCGCGCTGCCGCGCCTGGAGACGGTGCAGCTGTTCATGAACAACCTCACGGGCCGCGTCCCCGCGGGGCTCGGCGCCAGCGCGCCGCTCCGGATCGTCGACCTGTCGTCAAACCGCCTCACCGGCGTCATCCCGGAGACGCTGTGCGCGTCGGGGCAGCTCCACACGGCCATCCTCATGAACAATTTCCTCTTCGGGCCCATCCCGGGGTCGCTCGGTTCGTGCACGAGCCTCACCCGTGTCCGGCTTGGCCAGAACTACCTCAACGGCAGCATCCCCGCCGGGCTGCTGTACCTGCCTCGTCTCAGCCTGCTGGAGCTCCACAACAACCTGCTCTCCGGCGCCGTGCCGTCGAACCCGAGCGCGTCCGCCAGTCCTTCGTCGCAGCTGGCGCAGCTCAACCTGTCCAACAACCTGCTGTCGGGCCCGCTGCCGAGCACGCTGGCCAACCTCACCGCGCTGCAGACGCTGCTCGCGAGCAACAACCGGATCGGCGGCGCCGTGCCGCCGGAGCTCGGGGAGCTCCGGCGGCTCGTGAAGCTCGACCTCAGCGGCAACCAGCTGTCGGGGGCGGTCCCGGGGGCGGCGCTCGGGCAGTGCGGCGAGCTCACGTACCTCGATCTCAGCAGGAACAACCTGTCCGGCGCGATCCCCGAGGCGATCGCGAGCATCCGGGTGCTGAACTACCTCAACCTGTCGCGGAACGCGCTGGAGGACGCGATCCCGGCGGCGATCGGCGCCATGAGCAGCCTCACGGCGGCGGACTTCTCGTACAACGACCTGTCCGGGCAGCTCCCGGACACGGGGCAGCTGGCGTACCTGAACGCGACGGCGTTCGCGGGCAACCCGAGGCTGTGCGGCCCGGTGGTGAGCCGGCCGTGCAATAACTACACGGAAGgcgtgacgacgacgacggcgcggcgcggcggggaGCTGAAACTGGTGCTGGCGCTGGGCCTGCTGGCCTGCTCCGTGGTGTTCGCGGCGGCGGCCGTGCTCCGCGCGCGGTCGTTCCgcgtggacggcggcggcggcggcggggaaggcCGGTGGTGGTTCACGGCGTTCCACAAGGTGGACTTCGGCGTGGCGGAGGTGATCGAGTGCATGAAGGACGGCAACGTGGTGggccgcggcggcgccggcgtcgtGTACGCGGGGCGGACCCGGTCGGGCGGCGCGATCGCGGTGAAGCGCCTGCAGGCACAAGGGGGTGCCGGCGACGACCGCGGGTTCAAAGCTGAGGTCCGGACGCTGGGCAGCATCCGGCACCGGAACATCGTGCGCCTGCTGGCGTTCTGCACGAACCGCGACGCGAACGTGCTGGTGTACGAGTACATGGGCGGCGGCAGCCTCGGGGAGGTGCTCCACGGCAACGGCAAGAAGCGCGGCGCGTCCCTGGCGTGGGAGCGGCGGTACCGGATCGCGCTGGAGGCGGCGCGCGGGCTGTGCTACCTCCACCACGACTGCACGCCCATGATCGTGCACCGCGACGTCAAGTCCAACAACATCCTCCTCGGCGACAACCTGGAGGCCCGCGTCGCCGACTTCGGCCTCGCCAAGTTCCTCCGCCGCTCCGGCGCCGGCGCCACCGACGAGTGCATGTCCGCCGTCGCTGGATCCTACGGCTACATCGCCCCTG AGTATGCGTACACGCTGCGGGTGGACGAGAAGAGCGACGTGTACAGCTACGGGGTGGTGCTGCTGGAGCTCATCACGGGGCGCCGCCCCGTGGGGCCGGACTTCGGGGAAGGCGTGGACATCGTGCAGTGGGCCAAGCGTGTCACGGCAGGCGGCCGCCGGGAGGCCGTGGCCGGGATCACGGACCGCCGCCTTGCCGGCGCGCCCGCCGACGAGGTGGCGCACCTCTTCTTCGTCGCCATGCTCTGCGTGCAGGACAACAGCGTGGAGCGCCCCACCATGCGGGAGGTGGTGCAGACGCTCGCCGACGAGTTCCCGCGCCACGCGGCGTCGTCGTCCGCGCAGACGTCGCCGTCCACCTCCTCGTCGGCTGCGGCGGCGCCGACACCGGGCGGGGAGGAGAGCTGCAGCCCCGACGACGGCGGGAAGGAGCCGCCGACGGCCAACTGCTACAAGCTGTTCCCGGACCTGTTGGCCTGA
- the LOC136486729 gene encoding phosphoribosylamine--glycine ligase-like isoform X1, with translation MACAADSIRGPFMLSARHRTDVLANNNLCIGLKSSVSYSVAQRWSSNYSSVTMRHVTSHCPLIVGASARWRSNSKASSTEVGTASSDERITVLVIGGGGREHALCYALNRSPSCSAVLCAPGNAGIAQSMDATCISDLDISSSADVISFCRKRGVGMVVVGPEAPLVAGLVNDLVKVGIPTFGPSSEAAALEGSKDFMKKLCDKYNIPTAKYRTFMDAVEAKQYVKHEGAPIVVKADGLAAGKGVVVAMTLDEAFEAIDSMLVDGSFGSAGSRVIIEEFLEGEEASFFALVDGENALPLESAQDHKRVGDGDVGPNTGGMGAYSPAPIVTDELKRIVMESIIIPTVKGMAAEGCKFVGVLYAGLMIEKKSGLPKLIEYNVRFGDPECQVLMMQLESDLAQVLLSACRGGLSNVSLTWSPEMAMVVVMASKGYPGSYKKGTTTTTTTKPLSPKQVGVGSYKKGTVIKNLDRAEQASPSVKIFHAGTALDEDGNLVAVGGRVLGVTAKGKDIEEARARAYNAVDAVDWPEGFFRRDIGWRALRHKQVANYP, from the exons ATGGCGTGCGCCGCTGACAGTATCAGAGGCCCTTTCATGCTCTCTGCAAGGCACCGCACCGATGTGCTGGCCAATAATAACTTGTGCATTGGCTTGAAGTCTTCGGTGTCTTACTCTGTAGCTCAGCGGTGGAGCAGCAATTACTCTTCCGTTACGATGCGGCATGTCACATCCCATTGTCCCTTGATTGTTGGGGCTTCAGCAAGGTGGCGCTCAAACTCGAAAGCTTCATCAACCGAAGTGGGCACTGCTTCTTCTG ATGAGAGGATAACTGTATTGGTCATTGGTGGTGGAGGCCGTGAGCACGCTCTTTGTTATGCCTTGAACCGTTCCCCATCTTGCAGTGCAGTTCTATGCGCCCCTGGTAATGCGGGTATTGCTCAGTCCATGGATGCAACTTGTATCTCTGATTTGGACATCTCCAGTAGTGCTGATGTTATCTCGTTCTGTCGCAAGAGGGGAGTGGGAATGGTTGTAGTGGGTCCTGAAGCCCCACTTGTTGCGGGTCTTGTGAATGACCTCGTGAAAGTTGGGATACCAACCTTTGGCCCTTCATCGGAGGCTGCAGCGTTAGAAGGATCAAAGGACTTCATGAAGAAGCTATGTGACAAGTACAATATCCCAACAGCCAAG TATCGCACATTCATGGATGCTGTGGAAGCTAAACAATATGTCAAACATGAAGGAGCCCCTATTGTTGTTAAAGCTGATGGACTGGCCGCTGGAAAGGGTGTGGTTGTTGCGATGACTTTGGATGAGGCATTCGAAGCCATAGACTCTATGTTGGTTGACGGCTCATTTGGTTCTGCTGGTTCACGGGTTATCATTGAAGAATTTCTAGAGGGTGAAGAAGCATCTTTCTTTGCATTGGTAGATGGTGAAAATGCTTTGCCTCTTGAATCAGCACAGGATCACAAAAGAGTTGGTGATGGTGATGTTGGCCCAAATACCGGCGGTATGGGTGCATACTCCCCTGCACCAATAGTGACAGATGAGCTCAAACGCATAGTCATGGAAAGTATAATTATCCCTACTGTTAAAGGCATGGCAGCCGAAGGGTGCAAGTTTGTTGGTGTATTATATGCTGGACTTATGATTGAGAAGAAATCTGGGCTGCCTAAGCTTATTGAGTACAATGTAAGATTTGGTGACCCAGAATGCCAG GTTCTGATGATGCAATTAGAATCTGATTTGGCACAAGTTCTGTTATCCGCCTGCCGGGGAGGATTGAGCAATGTTTCGCTAACCTGGTCACCTGAAATGGCAATGGTGGTTGTAATGGCAAGCAAGGGGTACCCTGGCTCTTATAAGAagggtacaacaacaacaacaacaacaaagcctttaagtcccaaacaagttggggtaggctctTATAAGAAGGGTACTGTAATAAAAAACCTAGACAGGGCTGAGCAGGCCTCTCCATCTGTCAAGATATTCCATGCTGGGACAGCACTAGATGAAGATGGCAATCTTGTCGCCGTTGGAGGCCGAGTTCTTGGTGTCACTGCCAAGGGCAAGGACATCGAAGAAGCAAGGGCAAGAGCATATAATGCAGTAGATGCAGTTGATTGGCCAGAAGGGTTCTTCAGGCGTGACATTGGTTGGCGAGCACTGAGGCACAAGCAAGTGGCTAACTACCCATGA
- the LOC136486729 gene encoding phosphoribosylamine--glycine ligase-like isoform X2 has product MACAADSIRGPFMLSARHRTDVLANNNLCIGLKSSVSYSVAQRWSSNYSSVTMRHVTSHCPLIVGASARWRSNSKASSTEVGTASSDERITVLVIGGGGREHALCYALNRSPSCSAVLCAPGNAGIAQSMDATCISDLDISSSADVISFCRKRGVGMVVVGPEAPLVAGLVNDLVKVGIPTFGPSSEAAALEGSKDFMKKLCDKYNIPTAKYRTFMDAVEAKQYVKHEGAPIVVKADGLAAGKGVVVAMTLDEAFEAIDSMLVDGSFGSAGSRVIIEEFLEGEEASFFALVDGENALPLESAQDHKRVGDGDVGPNTGGMGAYSPAPIVTDELKRIVMESIIIPTVKGMAAEGCKFVGVLYAGLMIEKKSGLPKLIEYNVRFGDPECQVLMMQLESDLAQVLLSACRGGLSNVSLTWSPEMAMVVVMASKGYPGSYKKGTVIKNLDRAEQASPSVKIFHAGTALDEDGNLVAVGGRVLGVTAKGKDIEEARARAYNAVDAVDWPEGFFRRDIGWRALRHKQVANYP; this is encoded by the exons ATGGCGTGCGCCGCTGACAGTATCAGAGGCCCTTTCATGCTCTCTGCAAGGCACCGCACCGATGTGCTGGCCAATAATAACTTGTGCATTGGCTTGAAGTCTTCGGTGTCTTACTCTGTAGCTCAGCGGTGGAGCAGCAATTACTCTTCCGTTACGATGCGGCATGTCACATCCCATTGTCCCTTGATTGTTGGGGCTTCAGCAAGGTGGCGCTCAAACTCGAAAGCTTCATCAACCGAAGTGGGCACTGCTTCTTCTG ATGAGAGGATAACTGTATTGGTCATTGGTGGTGGAGGCCGTGAGCACGCTCTTTGTTATGCCTTGAACCGTTCCCCATCTTGCAGTGCAGTTCTATGCGCCCCTGGTAATGCGGGTATTGCTCAGTCCATGGATGCAACTTGTATCTCTGATTTGGACATCTCCAGTAGTGCTGATGTTATCTCGTTCTGTCGCAAGAGGGGAGTGGGAATGGTTGTAGTGGGTCCTGAAGCCCCACTTGTTGCGGGTCTTGTGAATGACCTCGTGAAAGTTGGGATACCAACCTTTGGCCCTTCATCGGAGGCTGCAGCGTTAGAAGGATCAAAGGACTTCATGAAGAAGCTATGTGACAAGTACAATATCCCAACAGCCAAG TATCGCACATTCATGGATGCTGTGGAAGCTAAACAATATGTCAAACATGAAGGAGCCCCTATTGTTGTTAAAGCTGATGGACTGGCCGCTGGAAAGGGTGTGGTTGTTGCGATGACTTTGGATGAGGCATTCGAAGCCATAGACTCTATGTTGGTTGACGGCTCATTTGGTTCTGCTGGTTCACGGGTTATCATTGAAGAATTTCTAGAGGGTGAAGAAGCATCTTTCTTTGCATTGGTAGATGGTGAAAATGCTTTGCCTCTTGAATCAGCACAGGATCACAAAAGAGTTGGTGATGGTGATGTTGGCCCAAATACCGGCGGTATGGGTGCATACTCCCCTGCACCAATAGTGACAGATGAGCTCAAACGCATAGTCATGGAAAGTATAATTATCCCTACTGTTAAAGGCATGGCAGCCGAAGGGTGCAAGTTTGTTGGTGTATTATATGCTGGACTTATGATTGAGAAGAAATCTGGGCTGCCTAAGCTTATTGAGTACAATGTAAGATTTGGTGACCCAGAATGCCAG GTTCTGATGATGCAATTAGAATCTGATTTGGCACAAGTTCTGTTATCCGCCTGCCGGGGAGGATTGAGCAATGTTTCGCTAACCTGGTCACCTGAAATGGCAATGGTGGTTGTAATGGCAAGCAAGGGGTACCCTG gctctTATAAGAAGGGTACTGTAATAAAAAACCTAGACAGGGCTGAGCAGGCCTCTCCATCTGTCAAGATATTCCATGCTGGGACAGCACTAGATGAAGATGGCAATCTTGTCGCCGTTGGAGGCCGAGTTCTTGGTGTCACTGCCAAGGGCAAGGACATCGAAGAAGCAAGGGCAAGAGCATATAATGCAGTAGATGCAGTTGATTGGCCAGAAGGGTTCTTCAGGCGTGACATTGGTTGGCGAGCACTGAGGCACAAGCAAGTGGCTAACTACCCATGA